A stretch of Meiothermus sp. QL-1 DNA encodes these proteins:
- a CDS encoding TrkH family potassium uptake protein, with protein sequence MKSWPRFAKAKAANPIPVATYMTGTVYVALGLVMAVLGLVDALLGEEAEGFFAGALVGLGLGLLLRRLGSPQAEPRRAEALLTVAGLWLLVPALGAIPFWVSGGMSYLDALFEATSGFSTTGATVLSDFNQLSHGLFFWRSLSQWFGGMGILLLFIVVLPHLALAGRQMFFAEVTGVQKQQLTPKLRQTATNILRVYLVLTGFTLAAYLLTGVPFFEAFTNTLSSVSAGGFSPNPESFAAYSSLTQWAATLVMFLTGVNLLLQYRVVFGREFAAPLRDPEFRAYALIVVLVGLGIALILLLRQQYPPEAALRHAFFQTTSIITGTGFASADFAQWVVPAQVLLVMLMFIGGSAGSVGGSIKVIRWLIIAALVRRELQRALHPQAVLPLRVGHKNIGEDVLRAVAAFITLYVGLFALGVLVIGVLEEDFVVAFTASAAAIGNVGPGLGAVGPMSHYGELHPVSKAMMIFQMWAGRIELIAVFALFTPELWRRLRA encoded by the coding sequence ATGAAGTCCTGGCCCAGGTTCGCTAAGGCCAAGGCCGCCAATCCCATCCCGGTAGCCACCTACATGACCGGCACGGTGTATGTGGCCCTGGGCCTGGTGATGGCGGTTTTGGGCCTGGTCGATGCCCTTTTGGGCGAGGAGGCAGAGGGGTTTTTTGCAGGGGCGCTGGTGGGGCTTGGCCTGGGCCTGCTGCTGCGCCGCCTGGGCAGCCCCCAGGCGGAGCCCCGCCGGGCCGAGGCTCTGCTTACGGTGGCGGGGCTTTGGCTTTTGGTGCCGGCCCTGGGGGCCATACCCTTCTGGGTCTCGGGGGGAATGTCCTACCTGGACGCGCTCTTTGAGGCTACCTCGGGCTTTAGCACCACCGGCGCCACTGTTCTTTCCGACTTCAACCAGCTCAGCCATGGGCTTTTCTTCTGGCGCAGCCTGAGCCAGTGGTTTGGCGGGATGGGTATCTTGCTCCTCTTCATCGTGGTCTTGCCTCACCTGGCCCTGGCCGGGCGGCAGATGTTCTTCGCCGAGGTGACCGGGGTGCAGAAGCAGCAGCTCACCCCCAAACTGCGCCAGACGGCCACCAACATCCTGCGGGTCTACCTGGTGCTCACCGGCTTCACCCTGGCCGCCTACCTGCTGACCGGGGTGCCCTTCTTCGAAGCCTTCACCAACACCTTGTCCAGCGTCTCGGCGGGGGGCTTCAGCCCCAACCCCGAGAGCTTCGCCGCCTATTCCTCCCTCACCCAGTGGGCGGCCACCTTGGTGATGTTCCTGACCGGGGTGAACCTCCTTCTGCAGTACCGGGTCGTCTTCGGGCGCGAGTTTGCCGCCCCCTTGCGCGATCCCGAGTTCCGCGCCTATGCCCTGATTGTCGTCCTGGTGGGTCTGGGAATTGCCCTGATTTTGCTTTTGCGCCAGCAATACCCACCAGAAGCGGCCCTGCGCCACGCTTTTTTTCAGACCACCTCCATCATCACCGGCACCGGTTTTGCCTCCGCCGACTTCGCCCAGTGGGTGGTGCCAGCCCAGGTGCTCTTGGTCATGCTGATGTTCATAGGGGGCAGCGCCGGTAGCGTGGGGGGTAGCATTAAGGTCATCCGCTGGCTGATTATTGCTGCGCTGGTTCGGCGCGAGCTCCAGCGGGCCCTGCACCCCCAGGCGGTGCTGCCCTTGAGGGTGGGCCACAAGAACATCGGCGAGGATGTGCTGCGGGCGGTTGCGGCCTTTATCACCCTGTATGTGGGCCTTTTCGCCCTGGGGGTTTTGGTCATAGGGGTGCTCGAGGAGGACTTCGTGGTGGCCTTCACCGCCTCGGCAGCGGCCATCGGGAATGTGGGGCCGGGGCTGGGCGCGGTGGGCCCCATGAGCCACTACGGCGAGCTGCACCCTGTTTCCAAGGCCATGATGATCTTCCAGATGTGGGCTGGGCGCATTGAGCTTATCGCGGTTTTTGCCCTTTTCACCCCGGAGCTTTGGCGCAGGCTCAGGGCCTGA
- a CDS encoding TrkH family potassium uptake protein → MRPWWLEHLRFAYYVLGVLYLAMALVMLGLELISLVLGESPWGFLLGAVVGFLLGSGFRWLGDPRHEPGRAEALLSIALIWLLVPALGAIPFWVSGGMSYLDAFFEAMSGFTTTGATALADFSQFGYSLFFWRSLMQWFGGVGFLVLVAALLAHLAVAGRPLFITESTGLHKEPFTPRLRTAAQSILKVYSALTLAAALCYWGAGMPPFEALCNALTTLPAAGFSPNPRSFEDYSPLAQWFGTLFMFLGGAGFVLQYRLFFTRDPRPLLKDVELRAYALIVLSFSSMLALFLMTHHAKDMNYAWPDALRHAFFNVTSIITTTGYASADFALWTPAAQAILVAAMFVGGCAGSGAGGIKLIRWLVVGAMVRRELMRALHPQAVIPLRVGHKNLGEEVVRSVAAFVVLYLGLVALGAVGIALLENDLVVGFTASAQAVGNIGPGLGEVGPMGSYAGLHPLSKLVLIFQMWAGRIELFPVLLLFFPQLWKKVKG, encoded by the coding sequence ATGCGACCCTGGTGGCTCGAGCACCTTCGCTTCGCCTACTACGTTTTGGGCGTGCTCTACCTGGCGATGGCCTTGGTCATGTTGGGCCTGGAACTCATCTCGCTCGTTTTGGGGGAGTCGCCCTGGGGGTTTTTGCTGGGGGCGGTGGTGGGGTTTTTGCTGGGTTCGGGCTTTCGCTGGCTGGGCGACCCCCGGCACGAGCCCGGTCGGGCCGAGGCTTTGCTTTCCATCGCCCTGATCTGGCTCCTGGTGCCGGCCCTGGGGGCTATACCCTTCTGGGTCTCGGGGGGGATGTCCTACCTGGACGCATTCTTTGAGGCCATGTCGGGCTTCACCACCACGGGAGCCACCGCGCTGGCCGACTTCAGCCAGTTCGGCTACAGCCTCTTTTTTTGGCGGAGCCTCATGCAGTGGTTTGGTGGGGTGGGTTTTTTGGTGTTGGTGGCGGCCTTGCTGGCCCACCTGGCCGTGGCGGGCCGCCCGCTTTTCATCACCGAGAGCACCGGGCTGCACAAGGAGCCCTTCACCCCGCGCCTGCGCACAGCGGCGCAGAGCATTCTCAAGGTTTACTCTGCCCTCACCCTGGCCGCGGCCCTGTGCTACTGGGGGGCGGGGATGCCGCCCTTCGAGGCCCTTTGCAACGCCCTGACCACCCTGCCCGCGGCCGGGTTCAGCCCCAACCCCCGCAGCTTCGAGGACTACAGCCCTCTGGCCCAGTGGTTTGGCACCCTCTTCATGTTCTTGGGGGGGGCGGGGTTTGTGCTGCAATACCGCTTGTTTTTCACCCGCGACCCCAGGCCCCTGCTGAAAGACGTGGAGCTGCGGGCCTATGCCCTCATCGTGTTGTCGTTCAGCTCGATGCTGGCCCTTTTCCTAATGACCCACCACGCCAAGGATATGAACTACGCCTGGCCCGATGCCCTGCGCCACGCTTTTTTCAACGTGACCTCCATCATCACCACCACCGGCTACGCCAGCGCCGACTTCGCCCTGTGGACTCCTGCGGCCCAGGCTATTTTGGTGGCGGCGATGTTCGTGGGGGGATGTGCGGGCTCAGGGGCCGGGGGCATTAAGCTGATTCGCTGGCTGGTGGTGGGGGCCATGGTGCGGCGGGAGCTGATGCGCGCTTTGCATCCGCAGGCGGTCATCCCCCTGCGCGTGGGGCATAAGAACTTGGGGGAAGAGGTGGTGCGTTCGGTGGCGGCCTTCGTGGTGCTCTACCTGGGGCTTGTGGCGCTGGGGGCTGTTGGCATCGCGCTTTTGGAGAACGACCTGGTGGTGGGCTTTACCGCCAGCGCCCAGGCGGTGGGCAACATTGGGCCGGGGCTGGGCGAGGTGGGGCCGATGGGCAGCTATGCCGGCCTGCATCCTCTCTCCAAGCTGGTGCTGATCTTCCAGATGTGGGCCGGGCGCATCGAGCTTTTCCCGGTTTTGCTCCTGTTTTTCCCGCAGCTTTGGAAGAAGGTCAAGGGTTAG